From Bombina bombina isolate aBomBom1 chromosome 1, aBomBom1.pri, whole genome shotgun sequence:
ttaaataaaattgggatcgtaaacacacaatatggccatattttgcttagccagtcaccacttacaaggtgccccaatatagactggtcctaacactacagttctTTGTCAcagtgggctgaatcattcctgcttttactcttcataataggatgagactccctggcttaatattcacaactctattactctgtcatgagcacacctgagtttgggtggggtgctttaaccaatgggagatggtcagtctccctgattatgttttaatacaaatactaaatttggtttagcacaccttacaaaagttTATATACTcaactttgggagtgctgccaatatgacccagtaattacacaaacaaaaaaggtattggcgcacatccattttcaaaagcacaacatattttttgaactgctgcaaaaaaatgcctgcaaacaacatcaagagacaactattctttttaaataaaattgtgatcttagtcacacaatatggttatattttgcttagccagtcaccacttacaaggtgccccaatatagactggccctaacactacagtcctttgccacagtgggctgaatcattcctgcttttactcttcataatagaatgagactcactGGCTTaatatagttgtctcttgatgttgtttgcaggcattttttagcagcagttcaaaaaaatatgctGTGCTTttaaaaatggatgtgcgccaataccttttttgtttgtgtaattactgggtcatattggcagcactcccaaagttgtgtatataaactttttgtaaggtgtgctaaaccaaattttgtatttgtattaaaacatatcaggactgaccatctcccattggttaaagcagcCCACCCaaactcaggtgtgctcatgacagagtaatagagttgtgaatattaagccagggagtctcattctattatgaagagtaaaagcaggaatgattcagcccactgtggcaaaggactgtagtgttaggaccaagtctatattggggcaccttgtaagtggtgactggctaagcaaaatatggccatattgtgtgactaagatcccaattttatttaaaaagaatagttgtctcttgatgttgtttgcaggcattttttgcagcagttcaaaaaatatgttgtgcttttgaaaatggatgtgcgccaataccctttgtttgtgtaattactgggtcatattggcagcactcccaaagttgtgtatataaactttttgtaaggtgtgctaaaccaaattttgtatttatttttatatatatatatatccaaaaaaatgTGGTTACAATTCCATGTAATGTTATAGCCATTTAAGGAAGAAAAAAGTCAAAACTAATCTTCCATTATTTAGATAGGTcatgctgttttaaacaactttccatttaaatttgctttgttctcttgaaattttttgtttagagtaaacctaggtaggctaataagaGCATTGTTTCCAAATGGCTAaaggcacgtgcacgctcctgagcttacctaagattattcttttacaaagcataccaagaaaactaagaaaaatttgGATTATCCTAATTTGTGaaagtataatctagattttattaaagacacagagacaattattttgctttctttcttttactactttcAATGCAGTTTTCAAAAGTACATAGAAAATAACATAAATAACTGACAATATTTAAAAATGACAGCATACATCATAAACAGACCAGTAACCAATAAAAAGTGGAAACTGGTTAAAACAGAACAAACTGCTTTCCGGTTGTACCCACTTGGTTGGTTTCACAGCTTTCCCTGGCTCACTACTGTTCACTCCGTAAATTACCGGACTTCTCCGTCGGATGAATAAGTCGGCCAGGAAGGTTATCACTATGGCATTTAAAGATACAGGTAAAGCACCTGTTGAACAGGAAGTGGCCATTCATCGTATCAGAATAACTCTCACAAGTCGTAATGGGAAATCCCTTGAACAAGTATGTGCTGATTCGATCAAAGGAGCAAAAGTAAAGAACTTGAAAGTAAAAGGAAATGTGTGCATGCCCACCAAGACTCTTCGCATTACTACAAGGAAAACACCATGTGGTGAAGGTTCCAAAACATGGGATCGTTTTCAAAAGCGTATCCACAAGTGCCTGATTGACCTTCACAGTCCATCTGAGAAAAGATTTTTATTGAAGCGAGGACTTGCAGTTCACATGAGATGGCAAGAATCTACTTGACAAAAGATTCTGAATATTGATtggaaactaaaataaaatatacaataaaaaatgatacaatttattggaggggaaaaaaacaaaatatacagggAATGAAAATACTTGTCTATGTGTCTTTAATAACATCTAGATTATACATTCACAAGTTATGATAATCCGAATTTTAGtaaaagaccagagactcatattttgctagtttaaagcacaCTAACAAAATAACTTTAaagaggcatgttcaatgggttaaaaataaaaatgtttaaaaattgaatTAGAAGACCAGTCAGCTttatccaaaatttgttgaagggtagcagctttcaaaaatgctttagaagtggCTGATCCTCTAAAAGAGTGTGCagaaaaagataaatcaataccagcttcactcataacccatttaacccacctagcaacaGATGTAGAAGACTCAGGAGAATAAGGAGGAACAAACGATAGggaaagttgattagaagaagtaCGAAAGGAAGAAGTTTTGAgttcatattctttgagacataaaACAACACAAAGagaaggttcagaaggtaagtatgGATACAAAATAGAGGTAGAAAAAgttttagttcttttagaaataaagaaaataacacCTTCAGGGGTAAAACGTTTAGAGTTAAAATATAATGCTCTAAAATCAGAAACTCTACAaaaaagaatttaaacatttagCAGAGAGTTGTTTCAATGATAAAGAATCTTCAGAGGGCCAggatttaaaaagagagaaaatatgaTCTACAGCCCATAAAGAAGAACATTTGAGAGCAGGAGATCTTTTGAGTTTAatagctttcattaatttacaaactaaaggatgttgaCTTACcgggaaattattaataaaagagtgtTTAGCAGAAATAGCTGATCTAGAAACATTGATAGAAAATAAGCTAAGCCTGAATGAAAaagatattaaataaaattaataatagcaGTTACATCAGCTGAAAAGGGATTCAAACACCTCTCCAAGCACCATcaagaccatctggaccatgcgtaaaatagcattttttggtaccTAGGACCAGAGAGTTTTGCAAGAGTGACTTAGCCTGTTGTAATAAGCCTTGGAGAGATGAGGTTTGCACAAAATTATCCAAGCTATGAGACAAAAAGAACCGTGAGCAATAAGATCGTGAGGtaaaccttctggatctgacagaaGTGGAAAGTGAGAAAGAATAGGGTGGTTGACAGTTACAGGAGAGAAATATACCAtggttgagatggccaaagaggGGTAATGAGAAGAATTGAGAGGAGATCCCCACAAACTACAGAGAttgttctctgaatcatggaaaaaggaggaaacgcataagctatCTAAGGAGGCCACGGGTAAAGAAACGCATCGCCAAAGCTTCCAACTCTGGATGCCAACTGAAGTAAGGGCGTATTTGAAAATCTCGATGGAAAGAGGGCCATCGAAAAGGGTCCTCTGAGAGATTGAAACTATTGAAATTTTTGATTGTGAAGTTTCCAATTGCTGGAATATGTCAGATAACGAGAACCCCAATCCACTGCAATGTTAGGTAGTCCTGAAATATATTCTGCTTTTAcataaatatttctgtccaagcaaaggtgaATTAATTATTTCATAATAATGGATacatctctcgattttgtaccacagAGACAATTCAAATAAcggactgcagaaatattgtccattttgagtaaaatggacacaggagaagAGTCTTTGACAAAACTATTGACTGCAAAAAAGTTCTAAGCAATttatatgaattattttctctTCCAGAGACCATTTTCCACCCGTTATAGAAGGACCACAGTGAGCACCCCATCCAGAATGTCTGGCATCGGAACCCGAAAACTAAGcctggagatttaaaaaaaatggctctcccattccaagcatCTATGTGAGAGATCCACCATGAAATCTCCTCTTTGGCCTCTGGGGATAAAGGAATACGATGTGAATAAGAAAGACCTTTGTGAAGATGAAAAATGTTTAAACTTTGAAGTTCCTTGTAATGaaggggcaggaaaaatagcctgaatagaggacgagagtaacccaactattctggctattgtCCTGATAGGAACCATAGATAAAGAGTTTTGGAAATTTATTTCTTAATTTTCACAATTCTGTCCTTGGGAAGACTGAGGGTAGAATTCGTAGAATCTATGAGGAAccccaaaaaagttaaagggacagtcaacaccagaatttttgttgtttaaaaagatagataatccctttattaccaattccctagttttgcataaccaacacagttataataatatgttttacctctgtaattaccttgtatctaaggtatttaagcctctgcagactgcctccttttttcagttcatttgacagacttgcatttacgtaaattcatgtgcgtgagcttaatgttatctatgtgaaacacatgaactaatgccctctagtggtgaaaaactgtcaaaatgctttcagattagaggcggccttcaaggtttaagaaattagcatattaacctcctaggtttagctttcaactaagaataccaaaagaacaaagcaaaattggtgataaaagtaaattggaaagttgtttaaaattacatgccctatttgaatcgtgaaagttttttttttttggacttgactgtccctttaaagatttggtTGGAGAAAGAACAAATTTTTGTTTGTTTACCAAAAACCCTAAGTTCTCTAGAATGTGAATAGTAAGGTGGAGTTGAGATTCTAAAGTACCAAAATTCAGATTCATAAGACTATGCCCCATAAAcaaagccaagtaattataggtttagTTATCTTGGTGAAAATTCAAGGGGCAGATGAGAGGCCGAAAGGCATGCAAGTAAAACTAAATGTTTTGCCTTCCCAATAAAAAGTCAGAAATTTTTGACGTTCCTGAGCTACAGGAACTGTGAGAtatgcatctgtcagatctaatctgactaagaaatcgttgtctagaaggcagtctctgagaagatgaatgccttccattttgaaatgttaatAAACGAAAGAGTTTAAAGATCTTAGATTTATTACCGGCCAAAActggccatttttcttttttacaataaaaaggTTACTTAAAAAACAATTTTGAGAATTTGAAGCCGGTTCTATGGTTTGTTTTAATAAGAGGTTTGAAATTTTATTCTGAACCAAAATTTTGTTTGAATCGGAAAATTTTATTGGATGAGGAAGAGACGTTTTGATAGGAATAGAAATAAAATCTATACAAGGACCTGAAACagtttgaagaacccattgatctgtagtTACAAGATTCTCAGCATTAAATCTTGGGTTTCTCAAGCAATCATACAATTCTCCTTCCTCTAAATCCAGGTGTTTAGTCTtttttaaacactatttaaatgtttTCACCTAAGGAGAGGCAGTAGAATACTCTGATGAAAATTTAGTGACATAATCATCAGAATTTTCTAATCATATAAATTAAATTCAGAGGAGAATGAATTTAGAAAAGTATTTTTAGAGACCAATGATTTTACCTTTTAATAATCTCTTACCTTTTTTGagacatattaaaatataataataaactacattttttttaagtatttgaaGGAAAGACACCAGAGAggactacaataaatatatatatatatatatatatatatatatatatatatatatatatatatatatatatatatatatatatatatatatatatatatatatatatatataaaagaaataattaataaaattattatgtaTGACACCAGATAAATATAATGTTAAACTAAacttaaaattataataataaaatgagGCATTATAGTAATGGTCACTTGATGGTGACAAAGactgtataattaaaatatatgAACCGAAAATGAAACTGAATGAAAAAAAGAAGCCAAAAGGCAACAAAATTGCAGACTAAAGATGAGCATGGGTGTAAACACAGGGCGGGATACAAGTGTGTGTCAAAAACTATGTGAAAAGAAGATGATGCCGACTGCGCATGCGTACCTGAGCGATAGACACAACAGATGGACGATAGGAAGAGGTAAGAATAAACCGAGCAGCAAAACAAGGAAAAAACACTATCAAAGGGGTAAGAAAAGAAAAATTAGACAATGGGAAGATAAATACAACACCAACAgagataaagaacaaaataaacatttttggttagGCCGAATCTTTCATTccgaatattcaaaatactttgtaTTTCAAATATTTGCCGCCCAAATAAGAAGAGTgggttagcgtggctctccagcgcGCTTATGTAAGTATTTTGAATtgcaggtagccctcaatttacgccggggttaggttccaggaggaatggttgtaaatcgaaaccgttgtaaattgaaacccagtttataatgtaattcaatgggaagtgagggagttaggttccaggcccctctcaaagttgtcataagtaacacctaatacattatttttaaaggtttgaaatgaagactttacatgctaaacagcattataaacctaattaatatagattgtatcatcatcaaactaagtttaatgaacaaaaacatttgctaaacatcacctaataaaataattacacaacagattgcatcatcatcaaactaagtttaatgaacaaaaacgttttttacttgcatttttctgcaatcagttctctgcattgttagcatgttagataatattggttctgcacctattctatgcatttcaatctgcagtgattaataggcagttaggcaccctcatctcaagcagctggacaggaagataatagggaagtggctgctaaatcttgctcgataggtcttgtctgatctgtgtacacagatccatTTTAGGCTGTTAAACTAgcataactttgctgaaacacaagcggacagctccacctactgactattttaattagtgcactgatgtttaatgcatttcaatagcagtcccatggctgcaaaaaaaaggttgttattctgaaacggtgcaaattgaaccggcgtaaacagaGGACCACCtgtatttaaataaaagaaatgaaTACTGCTGAATTAAGCattattcttttgttttctttaaatttcgtgctGTGTTTGTTTGGATATTTGTCTTGTTAAAATGCACGTCTAGTATTTTCATGTTTTCTCTTTATGAGTGCCAGCAAATGTGTGGTATAATAATTGTGATACAGTTAGAGTATTTCATATAATCTTATCTTTTCATACATATCTTTGCTAATCTGTTGATTTTCCTAACACAATGTTATAAGGTCATCTTGGGCTTAAGTGTGATATGTGATATGATGGATTATGAATCCTTGCAGAAACacatcagaatctttttccctgcTGACACTGTTTTAAGGTCCTTGTGCATTTTATTTGCTCACTACATGTATGaatagttgtgtgtgtatatattgatatatatatgtgtgtgtgtgtatatatatatatatatatatatatatctatatgtatatgtgtatgtatattttccagtcaggcttcagatgccgccacagcactgaaacagcgctagtccgagtgctaaatgatctcctcatggcaagagacaaaggtgattactccattctaatcctcctggatctctcagctgcatttgacaccattgaccataggattctaatagagcgcttgcagtacatctgtggtctaggaggcacagtccttaactggtttaaatctttcctcgctggtagatcacagagagtaatatcaggatcaagctcatcagcaacaacagaactggcctgcggagttccacaaggatctatcctgtctcccatgctattcgcaatttacttactaccactgagggacatcattaaccgacatggcttaaggtatcattgttacgctgatgacacacaactctacttctcctttgctccagatactacagacccagcatgccgcataaacagttgcttaacagacctcatagaatggatgaatgctagctgtctcaaagtgaacccagacaaaacagagttactcttggtgaggggaccccgggcatcaaaaatatcccacgatcacccaactggcctggagcttggaggctctgaactcgttagttcagcaaaggtacgaaacctcggagtgctgattgacgctggactatcttttaaacagcagatttcctctgtaataaaatctgcctactttcatctgaaaaacatagccaggatacaacacttaattccaccggatgatatgccaacattaatccatgcatttgtatcctctaggctagattactgcaatgcactttactttggcctcccaaaaaaagaactccattgccttcagacagtacaaaacgcagcagccagactattgaccaatcaaactcgctcctgccacataacacctgttctctactccctgcattggcttccaattaaatggcgaacatattttaaaattggcctgctgaccttcaaagccttaagcAACCAAggtccacagtacctgaaagagctcctgacactctacatcccatcccgttcaattaggtcagccaacacatccctcttctcagtgccaagaataaggacaaactcaggctccagagcattctgccacgctgcccctactttctggaaccctttaccgtgcgcaatcagagaggcaccgtccttacagacttttaaaaaaaagctaaagacccacctcttccatcaggcattcagtccacttatctgaccttcagaaactcctaacttttatgtcttatgttggtatatttgtaaagtgctttgagtctcacagggagaaaagcgctatataaatcacaaattattattattatattattattattattatattattatatgtgtgtgtatatatatatatatatatatatatatatatatatatataaataaataaaataactcattgtgtagttcattaacaaatctagacaggcccaaaggcttgttttcccacagaaaacctctgaattacattgtttccaatacagcaaaggattctgggtaagatatgcaaattaagtacacaatgacacacctttttacttcagtctgcttttcagcagattccctttacgccaaagtatcgctgttcacacagcttataaacttagctagggttagtgcagtgattgataaccatcccaggacagactgtttcgtagttgttgctactcatcagctgggagaaggtttgaatcactgctgggtgaagttgattctgggcagaatacaacaacattttaaattagggggtgataaaaggtgagtttaaaatcctccactacgcacaaaatatagaaaaataactcattgtgtagttcattaacaaatctagacaggcccaaaggcttgttttcccacagaaaacctctgaattacattgtttccaatgcagcaaaggattctgggtaagatatgcaaattaagtacacaatgacacacctttttacttcagtctgcttttcagcagattccctttacgccaaagtatcgctgttcacacagcttataaacttagctagggttagtgcagtgattcataaccatcccagaacagactgtttcgtagttgttgaacagcgatactttggcgtaaagggaatctgctgaaaagcagactgaagtaaaaaggtgtgtcattgtgtacttaatttgcatatcttacccagaatcctttgttgcattggaaacaatgtaattcagaggttttctgtgggaaaacaaccctttgggcctgtctagatgtgttaatgaactacacaatgagttatttttctatattttgtgcgtagtggaggattttaaactcaccttttatctccccctaatttaaaatgttgttatatatatatatatatatatatatatgtatatatatgtattacagtatatgtgtgtgtgtatattcaaaaTCCACAACAGTGGTAGGATTCAGGGAAGAGGAAACATGGTAACCCATACAGAATCAAAGACACAAATGTATAGCAAATCACTTTAATTACAGAATTGCCAATAAAGTGAAAACATATACCACCTTTAATAGATACTATTAACCATTAGCATGCATAAAAGACTGtgtgaaaaaacattaaaaactgaATTAGTAAGAGTTAATCCTGGTGATGGAGAGATTAGCATGTAAAATAGTTCACTATACAAATATCATGCATAGCTCAATCAATATTTGTTGCAAATAGCTGTTTTCATAGATGCATAAAGTCAGCCACCAGCCGATGCAGCATTAATTAGCTATCCCATAACATCATATCAAGCTAATACATTGTAATCCACATAACCATTAGCTGTAATCCAAATAAACCATTATCATAACAGCCAGTGTAGCTAAGTAAACAACAAATAGGAAGGGAACAGTCATGGGCAAGTGAAAGCGTGACAGACGCTGATAATCTAATAATACATGCATCAACGTCACATTATCATGCCATGAGAATACATAACTTAAATCCTTCGCCTAGAAGGACGCCGTCGGTGTATCCTTGCCCCTTTTTACAATATAAAATAAGTAATATGTCAAATTAATATAAATCATTAGGCAATACTGTCACACAATGTATTATGACCATAACCTGTGCATTTCAATGTACTGTAGCTGATCTGTAATGAGGTGTTACTGTAGGCGACAATAGCAGCAGTAGCTAAAGTACTTTAGTGGCATTTAAGTTATAGCAGCTGTAAATAGAAGCTAAGTTTGGAGAATAATACAATAAGTTGCAAAATGAGTGGTTACCAAGAGTGGCAGTTATAGGGGAGTTAATATGCATCCCCATTCATTATTGTAGCAacccaaaatttaaagggacatgaaagtcaaacttAATTATTTAAGGTGCAGGtttaacaaaaaactttccaatgtacttctattatgatattttctTAGTTTCACTAGTATTTTTTGTTTAAAGAGACTGTAAACacctacgcctagattacgagtcttgcgtttgccttaaaaagcagctttgagaggtcccaacgctgctttttaacgctcgctggtattatgagtctggcaggtacaggtgtaccactcacttttcatccgcgactccagcttaccgcaaatccccttacatcaattgcgtatcctatcttttcaatgggattttcctaacgccggtattacgagtcttggaagaagtgagcggtacaccctctcctgtcaagactcctatcgcatttaaaagtcagtagttaagagttttatgggctaacgccgtaacataaaactcctaactaaagtgctaaaaagtacactaacacccataaactacctattaacccctaaaccgaggtccccccacatcagaaacaattaaataaagtttttaacccctaatctgccgaccggacatcgccgccactgtaataaatatattaacccataaaccgccgcactctcgcctcgcaaacactagttaaattttattaacccctaatctgccgtccctaacatcgccggcacctacctacatttattaacccctaatctgccgcccccaatgtcgccgctactatattaaatgtattagcccctaaacctaagtctaataccccc
This genomic window contains:
- the LOC128666338 gene encoding 40S ribosomal protein S20-like encodes the protein MAFKDTGKAPVEQEVAIHRIRITLTSRNGKSLEQVCADSIKGAKVKNLKVKGNVCMPTKTLRITTRKTPCGEGSKTWDRFQKRIHKCLIDLHSPSEKRFLLKRGLAVHMRWQEST